The Pseudomonadales bacterium genome includes a window with the following:
- a CDS encoding KpsF/GutQ family sugar-phosphate isomerase yields the protein MPTFIASAKRTLDIEIKAIQDLNQRIDQSFSKACQLMLSCEGRIVVTGMGKSGHIGNKIAATLASTGSPAFFVHPGEASHGDLGMITHKDIVLAISNSGTTSEVLTIIPLIKRMGATLISMTGHAQSTLAQQSHVHLDISVEREACPHDLAPTASTTVTLAMGDALAVSLLEARGFTAEDFAFSHPGGALGRKLLLTVNDIMASGKDIPKVGNDAFMKDALLEMSAKGLGMTTVVNSAAKLVGIFTDGDLRRCIDAGHDIKHAAIRDIMTKDCKTIASDMLAAEALNIMETNSISQLVVTNTEQQPIGIVHMHQILKAGIA from the coding sequence ATGCCGACCTTTATTGCATCTGCCAAACGCACCTTAGATATTGAAATTAAAGCGATTCAGGATCTGAACCAGCGTATCGACCAAAGCTTTTCTAAAGCCTGCCAACTTATGCTGAGCTGTGAAGGCCGCATTGTGGTCACCGGCATGGGTAAATCCGGCCATATTGGTAATAAAATCGCAGCAACATTGGCCAGCACCGGCAGTCCTGCATTTTTTGTGCATCCCGGCGAGGCAAGCCATGGTGATCTTGGCATGATTACCCATAAAGATATTGTGTTAGCGATTTCGAACTCTGGCACGACCTCAGAAGTGCTGACGATTATTCCATTAATTAAACGCATGGGCGCAACGCTGATCAGCATGACCGGGCATGCGCAATCTACACTCGCACAGCAATCACACGTACATCTCGATATTTCGGTTGAGCGTGAAGCTTGCCCGCATGATTTAGCGCCAACGGCAAGTACCACGGTAACACTAGCCATGGGCGATGCCTTAGCTGTCTCCCTATTAGAAGCCCGAGGCTTTACAGCCGAAGACTTTGCTTTCTCTCACCCTGGCGGTGCGCTGGGCCGAAAACTGCTGCTGACGGTGAATGACATTATGGCAAGCGGCAAGGACATTCCAAAAGTTGGCAACGATGCTTTCATGAAAGACGCATTATTGGAAATGAGCGCCAAGGGCTTAGGCATGACCACCGTGGTTAATTCAGCAGCCAAGCTGGTAGGCATTTTTACCGACGGCGATCTCAGGCGCTGTATTGATGCCGGCCACGATATCAAACATGCAGCGATCCGCGACATTATGACAAAGGACTGCAAAACCATCGCGTCAGACATGCTGGCAGCTGAGGCCTTAAATATTATGGAAACCAATAGTATTTCTCAGTTAGTCGTCACCAACACTGAGCAACAGCCTATTGGCATTGTG
- a CDS encoding calcium/sodium antiporter — protein sequence MLLALAAILLGFVIMMFSADWFVKGAASIADYVGMSKLMIGLTIVAFGTSAPEIIVSLMAAINDSAGLAVGNALGSNLANVGLVIGLTAVIIPLQVSRSLVRSELPILLAVYGLAGFVLYNLDITWFDSGLLLLGLTAFIVFLFYKQRASQAESLSAEDEEINELVGLSLTKAIVALLGGLLLLLASAEVLVWGAKTVASLFGVPELIIGLTIVAVGTSLPELAASIASAKQGHHEIAFGNVIGSNTFNLLVVMAVPGLVGTQALGPEVFSRDFAAMLVISGLWMVMMLISYIRRQPFSRWMGILLLLCYFAYYGILATEL from the coding sequence ATGTTACTCGCACTCGCCGCCATTTTACTTGGCTTTGTCATTATGATGTTTAGCGCCGACTGGTTTGTTAAAGGCGCAGCCTCCATTGCTGACTATGTTGGCATGTCAAAACTGATGATAGGGCTGACCATTGTCGCTTTTGGTACCTCAGCCCCAGAAATTATTGTTTCGCTGATGGCGGCTATAAATGACTCCGCTGGTCTCGCGGTGGGCAACGCATTAGGCTCAAACCTTGCCAATGTTGGCTTAGTGATTGGTTTAACCGCAGTCATTATTCCATTGCAGGTATCGCGCAGTTTGGTGCGGTCGGAATTACCGATTTTGCTAGCCGTTTATGGATTAGCTGGGTTCGTGTTGTATAACTTAGATATTACCTGGTTTGACAGTGGCTTATTGCTATTAGGCTTAACAGCGTTCATTGTGTTTTTATTCTACAAGCAGCGCGCCAGCCAAGCCGAATCCCTATCTGCAGAGGATGAAGAGATAAACGAGCTTGTTGGTTTGAGTTTAACGAAAGCCATTGTGGCATTGTTAGGCGGCTTGTTATTGCTGCTAGCATCAGCTGAAGTCTTAGTCTGGGGTGCAAAAACAGTCGCTAGCTTGTTTGGTGTACCTGAGCTGATTATCGGTCTCACGATAGTCGCGGTAGGCACCAGCTTGCCAGAGCTTGCTGCATCAATTGCCTCGGCAAAACAAGGCCATCATGAAATCGCCTTTGGCAATGTGATTGGCTCTAATACTTTTAATTTATTGGTGGTGATGGCCGTGCCTGGACTGGTTGGCACACAGGCACTTGGTCCTGAGGTATTTTCCCGCGATTTTGCGGCTATGCTAGTGATTTCAGGCCTGTGGATGGTTATGATGCTGATCAGCTATATAAGACGGCAACCTTTCTCTCGCTGGATGGGTATTTTACTATTACTGTGTTATTTTGCTTATTATGGGATTTTGGCAACAGAGCTTTAA